One Obesumbacterium proteus DNA window includes the following coding sequences:
- a CDS encoding efflux RND transporter permease subunit has translation MSKFFIERPIFAWVLAIILMLAGGLAILKLPIAQYPTIAPPAVAITATYPGADAQTVQDTVTQIIEQNMNGIDNLMYMSSTSDSAGGVTITLTFNSGTDPDIAQVQVQNKLQLATPLLPQEVQQQGISVEKSSSSFLLVAGFISDNKSLTQDDISDYVASNIKDPISRSSGVGDVQLFGAQYAMRIWLNAEQLNKYQLTTVDVVNQLKIQNDQIAAGQLGGTPAVGNQQLNASIIAQTRLKDPEEFGKILLKVNQDGSQVRLKDVARIELGGENYNIVAKINGQPAAGLGIKLATGANALDTAAAIKAKLAELQPYFPQGMKVVYPYDTTPFVKISIHEVVKTLFEAIILVFLVMYLFLQNIRATLIPTIAVPVVLLGTFAVLSAFGYSINTLTMFGMVLAIGLLVDDAIVVVENVERVMAEEHLPPKEATIKSMDQIQGALVGIAMVLSAVFIPMAFFGGSTGAIYRQFSITIVSAMALSVLVALILTPALCATLLKPVSAEGHGEKQGFFGWFNRKFEQSTHHYTDSVGGILRNTGRYLVIYVLIVAGMCVLFLRLPTSFLPEEDQGVFMTMVQLPAGATQARTQKVLDQVTNYYLTKEHANVESVFTVNGFSFSGSGQNSGLAFVSLKPWDERSGKENNVTSIIGRAMQSFTQIKDGLVFPFNLPAIIELGTATGFDFELIDQANLGHQELTQARNQLLGMVAEHSDVMVRVRPNGLEDTSQYKLDVDQEKAQALGVSLSDINQTISTALGGTYVNDFIDRGRVKKVYSQADARFRMLPDDINNWYVRGNSGKMVPFSAFSTASWIKGSPRLERYNGLPSMEILGEAAPGKSTGDAMQMMEQLVTKLPSGIGYDWTGMSYQERLSGNQAPALYAISLVVVFLCLAALYESWSIPFSVMLVVPLGVVGALLAAALRGMNNDVYFQVGLLTTIGLSAKNAILIVEFAKDLMDKEGKGLIDATLEAVRMRLRPILMTSLAFILGVLPLVISSGAGSGAQNAVGTGVMGGMLTATLLAIFFVPVFFVVVRRRFSKSES, from the coding sequence ATGTCTAAGTTTTTTATTGAGCGCCCGATCTTTGCTTGGGTACTCGCCATTATCCTGATGTTGGCGGGAGGATTGGCGATTTTAAAACTGCCAATTGCCCAGTATCCAACGATTGCTCCTCCTGCGGTTGCGATAACGGCAACCTATCCGGGAGCGGATGCGCAAACCGTGCAAGATACGGTGACGCAGATTATCGAACAGAACATGAACGGCATCGATAATCTTATGTACATGTCGTCAACCAGTGATTCTGCGGGTGGTGTAACGATTACTTTAACCTTCAATTCGGGGACAGACCCCGATATTGCACAGGTCCAGGTTCAGAATAAGCTCCAACTGGCGACGCCGTTGCTGCCGCAGGAAGTGCAGCAGCAGGGGATTAGCGTTGAAAAATCCAGCAGCAGTTTCTTGTTGGTCGCAGGGTTTATTTCAGACAACAAAAGCCTCACTCAGGATGATATTTCTGACTACGTTGCTTCAAATATCAAAGATCCCATTAGCCGTAGCAGCGGCGTGGGGGATGTGCAGCTGTTTGGTGCGCAGTATGCCATGCGCATTTGGCTGAATGCCGAGCAACTGAATAAGTATCAACTGACCACGGTTGACGTTGTTAACCAGCTAAAAATTCAGAACGACCAAATCGCGGCAGGGCAGTTAGGTGGCACGCCCGCGGTGGGTAATCAGCAGCTTAACGCTTCCATCATTGCGCAGACGCGATTAAAAGACCCGGAAGAGTTTGGCAAGATCTTGCTGAAGGTGAATCAGGATGGCTCGCAGGTACGTCTGAAAGATGTGGCCCGCATTGAGCTTGGCGGTGAGAACTACAACATCGTGGCGAAAATCAACGGACAACCTGCGGCTGGCTTGGGGATTAAGCTCGCAACAGGTGCCAACGCATTGGATACCGCGGCCGCCATTAAAGCCAAGCTGGCAGAGCTACAGCCCTATTTCCCTCAGGGAATGAAGGTTGTCTACCCGTATGACACCACGCCGTTCGTTAAAATTTCGATTCACGAAGTGGTTAAAACCCTGTTTGAAGCCATTATCTTGGTCTTCTTAGTCATGTATCTGTTCTTGCAAAATATTCGCGCCACGCTGATCCCCACTATTGCGGTGCCGGTTGTTCTGTTGGGAACTTTTGCGGTGCTTTCCGCGTTCGGCTATTCGATAAACACCCTAACCATGTTTGGGATGGTGTTGGCGATAGGTCTGCTGGTTGACGACGCCATTGTCGTGGTGGAAAACGTTGAGCGCGTGATGGCGGAGGAGCATCTACCGCCAAAAGAAGCCACGATAAAGTCGATGGATCAAATACAAGGGGCGCTAGTCGGGATTGCGATGGTGCTGTCGGCGGTGTTTATTCCGATGGCATTTTTCGGCGGCTCAACCGGTGCGATTTATCGCCAGTTCTCCATCACCATTGTTTCGGCTATGGCGCTATCTGTGCTGGTGGCGCTTATCTTGACGCCAGCGCTGTGCGCCACGTTGCTCAAACCGGTTTCTGCCGAAGGGCACGGCGAGAAGCAAGGTTTCTTTGGCTGGTTTAACCGCAAATTTGAGCAAAGTACGCACCATTATACGGATAGCGTGGGTGGGATACTGAGAAATACCGGGCGCTACCTCGTCATCTACGTATTGATTGTTGCCGGTATGTGCGTGCTGTTCTTACGCCTGCCTACCTCATTCTTGCCCGAGGAAGATCAGGGCGTGTTTATGACGATGGTGCAGTTGCCGGCCGGAGCGACTCAAGCGCGAACCCAGAAGGTTTTAGATCAGGTGACGAATTATTACCTGACTAAAGAGCATGCCAACGTTGAATCCGTCTTTACGGTTAACGGCTTTAGCTTTAGCGGATCGGGACAAAACTCCGGCTTAGCATTCGTGAGTTTAAAGCCGTGGGACGAACGCTCGGGGAAAGAAAACAATGTGACATCGATCATTGGCCGTGCGATGCAATCTTTCACGCAGATCAAAGATGGTCTGGTCTTCCCGTTCAACTTACCGGCTATTATTGAGCTGGGTACCGCGACTGGTTTTGACTTTGAGCTTATCGATCAGGCAAACCTCGGTCATCAAGAGCTTACTCAGGCGCGTAATCAACTGTTAGGCATGGTCGCTGAGCATTCCGACGTGATGGTGCGCGTGCGTCCTAACGGGCTGGAAGATACGTCTCAGTACAAGTTGGACGTGGATCAGGAGAAAGCGCAGGCGTTGGGAGTATCGCTCTCAGACATTAACCAAACCATTTCAACCGCCTTAGGGGGAACCTACGTTAACGACTTTATCGATCGCGGACGTGTGAAGAAAGTTTATTCTCAGGCCGATGCACGTTTCCGTATGCTGCCAGACGACATCAATAATTGGTATGTACGTGGTAACAGCGGGAAAATGGTGCCTTTCTCCGCGTTCTCGACCGCCAGTTGGATTAAGGGCTCACCGCGTTTAGAGCGTTATAACGGCCTACCGTCGATGGAAATTCTAGGCGAAGCGGCTCCGGGTAAAAGTACCGGCGATGCCATGCAAATGATGGAACAACTTGTGACTAAGTTACCGTCAGGCATTGGCTACGACTGGACGGGCATGTCCTATCAAGAGCGTTTGTCTGGGAATCAGGCGCCTGCCCTGTATGCCATCTCGCTGGTGGTTGTATTCCTGTGCTTGGCGGCGCTGTATGAAAGCTGGTCTATACCATTCTCGGTGATGCTGGTTGTTCCGCTTGGCGTGGTTGGTGCCTTGTTGGCCGCAGCATTACGCGGCATGAACAACGACGTTTATTTCCAAGTCGGGCTATTAACCACCATCGGCCTTTCAGCTAAAAACGCCATCTTAATCGTCGAATTTGCTAAAGATCTGATGGATAAAGAAGGTAAGGGGCTGATTGATGCCACCTTAGAAGCGGTACGAATGCGTTTGCGCCCAATCCTGATGACATCATTGGCGTTTATTCTGGGCGTTTTGCCGCTGGTTATCAGTTCTGGCGCAGGTTCAGGCGCGCAAAACGCCGTGGGTACCGGTGTGATGGGGGGAATGCTGACGGCAACGCTGCTGGCTATTTTCTTTGTCCCGGTATTCTTTGTAGTTGTGCGCCGTCGCTTTAGTAAAAGCGAAAGCTAA
- a CDS encoding transglycosylase SLT domain-containing protein translates to MISILKHPSRFGILLLLLFLAGCSSKHHYKKYDTHAYDDVIEDAADDYKVDPKLIAAIIQVESSFNPEAVSPSNAIGLMQLKASTGGCDAYRYKGKRGCPDDDDLLDPETNIDLGAAYISAIQHQQLNWIDDPVTRRYATEVAYANGAGALLRTFSSNRKTAIQMINQLSPEAFHWHVRQYHPAAQAPRYMAKVEQVYNSL, encoded by the coding sequence ATGATTTCAATACTCAAACACCCTTCGCGATTTGGCATATTGCTGCTATTGCTCTTCTTAGCGGGCTGTTCAAGCAAACATCATTATAAAAAGTACGACACCCATGCCTACGACGATGTGATCGAAGATGCTGCCGATGACTATAAGGTCGATCCTAAACTTATCGCCGCGATTATTCAGGTGGAGTCGAGCTTCAATCCAGAAGCCGTTAGCCCTTCGAATGCCATCGGGCTCATGCAGCTTAAAGCCTCAACCGGCGGGTGCGACGCCTACCGTTATAAGGGAAAACGTGGCTGCCCTGACGACGATGATTTACTCGATCCCGAAACCAATATCGATTTAGGTGCCGCTTACATCAGCGCAATCCAGCATCAACAGCTGAACTGGATTGACGATCCTGTGACTCGTCGCTATGCGACTGAGGTCGCTTACGCTAACGGCGCGGGCGCGCTGCTACGTACTTTTTCAAGCAATCGCAAAACCGCGATTCAGATGATCAATCAGCTTTCACCAGAAGCCTTCCACTGGCACGTTCGTCAATATCACCCTGCCGCGCAGGCTCCGCGTTATATGGCGAAGGTGGAGCAGGTTTATAATAGTTTGTGA
- the rhaM gene encoding L-rhamnose mutarotase: MIRKAFVMQVNPDAHAEYLRRHSPIWPELEAELKAHGAHNYSIFLDEKRHLLFGFVEIESEARWNAIAQTETCQRWWKHMSDVMPSNADNSPISDELKEVFYLR; the protein is encoded by the coding sequence ATGATCCGTAAAGCCTTTGTCATGCAGGTTAATCCAGATGCCCACGCAGAGTATCTGCGCCGCCACTCGCCGATTTGGCCAGAGCTGGAAGCCGAATTAAAAGCGCATGGCGCGCACAATTATTCGATCTTTTTGGATGAGAAACGCCATCTGCTATTTGGCTTCGTTGAAATTGAATCCGAAGCGCGTTGGAATGCGATTGCGCAGACCGAAACCTGCCAGCGCTGGTGGAAACATATGAGCGATGTGATGCCAAGCAATGCGGATAACAGCCCAATAAGCGATGAGCTTAAAGAGGTATTTTACCTTCGCTGA
- the fucO gene encoding lactaldehyde reductase — protein MSFMLALPKISLHGNGAIVDMVKLLGDKRWGKALIVTDGQLVEMGLLDSLFSAMQQQNLPYALFKDVFPNPTEELVQTGFQAYQQNQCDYLIAFGGGSPIDTTKAIKILTANPGPSTAYSGVGKVKNAGVPLVAINTTAGTAAELTSNAVIIDSRRQVKEVIIDSNIIPDIAVDDPAVMLNIPASVTAATGMDALTHAIEAYVSVGAHPLTDHSALESIRMIAEWLPQAVDNGQNLQAREMMAYGQYLAGMAFNSAGLGLVHALAHQPGATHNLPHGVCNAILLPVVEAFNRPNAVSRFARIAQAMGVNTQGMNEEQASHSAIAAIRELSARVGIPSGFHALGIKESDIDGWLDKALADPCAPCNPRSADREQVRALYLEAM, from the coding sequence ATGAGTTTCATGCTGGCATTACCGAAAATCAGCCTGCACGGCAACGGCGCTATCGTCGATATGGTGAAACTGCTTGGCGATAAAAGGTGGGGCAAAGCGCTGATTGTTACCGATGGTCAATTAGTGGAAATGGGGTTGTTAGACAGCCTGTTTAGTGCGATGCAGCAGCAAAACCTGCCATACGCACTGTTTAAAGATGTGTTTCCGAATCCAACCGAAGAATTAGTTCAGACAGGTTTTCAAGCCTATCAGCAAAACCAGTGTGATTACCTGATCGCCTTCGGCGGCGGTAGCCCAATTGATACCACTAAAGCCATTAAAATTCTGACGGCCAATCCCGGCCCTTCCACTGCCTATTCGGGCGTGGGCAAAGTGAAAAACGCCGGTGTGCCGCTGGTCGCCATTAATACCACGGCGGGAACTGCCGCTGAGCTCACCAGCAACGCGGTGATCATTGATAGCCGACGTCAGGTGAAAGAGGTGATTATCGACAGCAATATTATTCCTGATATTGCCGTCGACGATCCGGCGGTAATGCTGAATATTCCCGCCTCGGTAACTGCCGCAACCGGCATGGACGCGCTGACCCACGCGATTGAAGCCTATGTTTCAGTGGGTGCTCATCCACTGACCGATCACTCCGCGCTGGAATCTATTCGCATGATCGCCGAATGGTTACCGCAGGCGGTGGACAATGGGCAGAACCTTCAGGCACGAGAAATGATGGCCTATGGGCAATATCTGGCAGGAATGGCTTTTAACAGCGCCGGACTGGGATTAGTTCATGCATTAGCTCATCAACCGGGGGCGACTCATAATCTGCCACACGGCGTATGTAACGCCATTTTATTGCCGGTGGTTGAAGCCTTTAATCGCCCTAATGCGGTTTCCCGCTTCGCTCGAATAGCGCAGGCAATGGGAGTTAATACTCAGGGAATGAATGAAGAACAGGCCAGCCATAGCGCTATCGCGGCCATTCGAGAGCTCTCGGCACGCGTTGGTATTCCATCTGGATTCCACGCGCTGGGTATCAAAGAAAGCGATATCGACGGCTGGTTAGATAAAGCGCTGGCCGATCCCTGTGCGCCGTGTAACCCGCGTAGCGCAGATCGTGAACAGGTTCGAGCGCTCTATCTAGAGGCAATGTAA
- the rhaD gene encoding rhamnulose-1-phosphate aldolase translates to MQSIIDSWFVQGMIKATSDMWLKGWDERNGGNVSLRLLEEEVAPFRADFNSQPRCVELTQPATELANSWFLVTGSGKFFRNVQIAPQENLVLLQVSADGMAYHIHWGLTKGGLPTSELAAHFQSHIVRMQVTNGDNRVIMHCHATNLIALSYVHDLDNAKFTRLLWEGSTECLVVFPDGIGIVPWMVPGTDGIGTQTAEQMRQHGLVLWPFHGIFGSGPTLDDAFGLIDTAEKSAEIMVKVLSMGGKKQTISTQELIALAARFGVTPMAAALED, encoded by the coding sequence ATGCAATCTATCATCGATTCCTGGTTCGTTCAGGGCATGATTAAAGCCACCAGCGACATGTGGCTCAAAGGCTGGGATGAACGCAACGGAGGCAACGTTAGCCTGCGTTTATTAGAGGAAGAAGTGGCGCCGTTTCGCGCTGATTTTAACTCACAGCCGCGCTGCGTTGAGCTAACGCAGCCCGCCACCGAACTCGCTAATAGCTGGTTCTTAGTGACCGGCTCAGGCAAATTTTTCCGTAATGTGCAAATTGCACCGCAGGAAAATCTGGTGCTGCTACAGGTTAGCGCCGATGGCATGGCTTACCACATCCATTGGGGATTAACCAAAGGCGGTCTGCCAACGTCTGAACTGGCCGCCCATTTCCAATCGCATATCGTGCGTATGCAGGTTACCAACGGCGATAACCGCGTCATCATGCATTGCCACGCCACCAATTTGATTGCGCTTAGCTACGTGCATGACTTGGACAATGCCAAATTTACCCGCCTGTTATGGGAAGGCAGCACCGAGTGTTTAGTGGTATTCCCTGACGGCATTGGCATCGTACCTTGGATGGTGCCGGGCACCGACGGCATCGGCACGCAAACCGCAGAACAAATGCGCCAGCACGGTTTAGTGCTGTGGCCTTTCCACGGAATTTTCGGCAGCGGCCCAACGCTAGACGATGCTTTCGGCCTGATCGATACCGCAGAAAAATCAGCGGAGATTATGGTGAAAGTGCTGTCGATGGGCGGGAAAAAACAGACGATCTCCACGCAGGAGCTGATTGCGCTCGCCGCACGCTTTGGTGTTACACCGATGGCTGCGGCACTTGAAGATTAA
- a CDS encoding L-rhamnose isomerase — protein sequence MTTSIDQAWELAKQRFNAVGVDVENALKTMERLPVSMHCWQGDDVAGFENPEGSLTGGIQATGNYPGKARNAAELRADLEMALTLIPGPKRLNLHAIYLESDTPVARNKIEPRHFANWVEWAKKHHLGLDFNPSCFSHPLSADGFTLSSANPETRQFWIEHCQASRRISAYFGEQLGTPSVMNIWIPDGMKDTPIDRLAPRQRLASALDEVIAEKLNPAHHIDAVESKLFSIGAESYTVGSNEFYLGYAASRQTALCLDAGHFHPTEVISDKISSAMLYVPRLLLHVSRPVRWDSDHVVLLDDETQAIASEIVRHNLFNRVHIGLDFFDASINRIAAWVIGTRNMKKALLRALLEPTNHLRNLEESGDYTARLALLEEQKSLPWQAVWEMYCQRNDVPFDASWLKAIREYEEQILSQR from the coding sequence ATGACCACTTCAATCGATCAGGCTTGGGAACTGGCTAAACAACGTTTTAACGCCGTGGGCGTAGACGTCGAAAATGCACTGAAAACCATGGAGAGACTGCCGGTTTCGATGCACTGCTGGCAGGGCGATGACGTTGCCGGTTTTGAAAATCCTGAAGGTTCACTGACCGGCGGTATTCAAGCCACCGGCAACTATCCGGGCAAAGCGCGCAACGCCGCAGAATTACGTGCCGATTTAGAAATGGCATTAACGCTGATCCCTGGGCCAAAGCGACTGAATCTACACGCGATTTATTTAGAATCTGATACGCCGGTCGCACGTAATAAAATCGAACCGCGCCATTTTGCTAACTGGGTTGAGTGGGCTAAGAAACACCATTTAGGCTTAGATTTTAACCCTTCGTGTTTCTCTCATCCGTTGAGCGCCGATGGTTTTACCCTCTCATCCGCCAACCCTGAAACACGCCAGTTCTGGATTGAGCACTGCCAAGCCAGCCGCCGAATTTCAGCCTATTTTGGCGAACAGCTGGGTACGCCGTCCGTCATGAATATCTGGATCCCAGACGGCATGAAAGATACGCCGATTGACCGCTTGGCTCCTCGTCAACGCTTGGCTTCAGCGCTGGATGAGGTGATCGCTGAAAAGCTTAACCCTGCACACCACATCGACGCGGTTGAAAGCAAACTTTTCAGCATCGGCGCTGAGAGCTATACCGTGGGCTCGAACGAGTTTTACCTCGGCTACGCAGCCAGCCGCCAGACCGCTCTGTGTCTGGATGCCGGTCACTTCCATCCAACCGAAGTGATCTCCGACAAAATTTCCAGCGCCATGCTTTATGTGCCTCGTTTGCTGCTGCACGTTAGCCGCCCAGTACGCTGGGACAGTGACCACGTGGTCTTGCTCGACGATGAAACTCAGGCAATCGCCAGCGAAATCGTCCGCCACAACCTGTTTAACCGCGTGCATATCGGCTTGGACTTCTTCGACGCCTCCATCAACCGCATCGCGGCGTGGGTGATTGGCACGCGCAATATGAAAAAAGCCCTGCTGCGCGCATTGCTAGAACCGACTAACCATCTGCGTAATTTGGAAGAAAGCGGTGACTACACGGCACGTCTGGCTCTGCTAGAAGAACAAAAATCGCTGCCTTGGCAGGCGGTATGGGAAATGTACTGCCAGCGTAACGACGTTCCCTTTGATGCGAGTTGGCTAAAAGCCATTCGCGAATATGAAGAACAAATTTTATCTCAGCGTTAA
- the rhaB gene encoding rhamnulokinase — MLASYHVGTQHLTLKEIRRFTNRLVPRDGFDTWDLDTLEQEIRTGLEQIDAENIPLDSIGIDTWGVDFVLLDANGERVGHPVAYRDDRTHGLMTQAQEHLGKPFIYQRTGIQFLPFNTLYQLRALSEQQPELLDRVEHLLLIPDYLHYRLTGQMNWEYTNASTTQLLNIHSGDWDTDLLNYAGVPARWFGKPTQPGQRIGCWQSPRGQQVPVVAVATHDTASAVIAAPMQDSDSAYLSSGTWSLMGIESRTPFTDSHALQANITNEGGAEGRYRVLKNIMGLWLLQRATQELGVQYLPDLIAEAAQQPAHHFLINPNDERFINPPNMCLEIQNDCRERGVPVPETPAELARCIFDSLAKLYQQVAEELSELRGKPISHLHIVGGGSQNRFLNQLCADLCNIEVSAGPVEASTLGNIGCQLIALGDIASVHGFRSVVAHNFPLEHFLPNPSHHSLSASLSNNGAQTSAQFKGTCV, encoded by the coding sequence ATGCTAGCGAGTTACCACGTCGGCACTCAACACCTTACGCTAAAAGAGATCCGCCGCTTTACCAATCGGCTGGTACCCCGTGACGGTTTTGATACTTGGGATCTTGATACCCTTGAGCAGGAAATTCGTACTGGGCTTGAGCAAATTGATGCTGAAAATATCCCGCTGGACAGCATTGGCATCGATACCTGGGGCGTGGATTTTGTGTTGTTGGATGCCAACGGCGAGCGAGTCGGCCATCCCGTCGCTTATCGAGACGATCGCACCCACGGCCTGATGACACAGGCACAAGAGCACTTAGGTAAGCCGTTTATCTATCAGCGTACCGGCATTCAGTTTTTGCCCTTCAATACCCTTTATCAGCTGCGTGCGCTCAGCGAACAGCAACCTGAGTTGCTGGATCGGGTTGAGCATCTGCTTCTTATTCCCGATTACCTTCATTACCGCTTAACCGGGCAAATGAACTGGGAATACACCAACGCCAGTACGACACAGCTGTTGAATATCCATAGCGGCGATTGGGATACCGATTTACTGAACTATGCCGGTGTTCCGGCTCGCTGGTTTGGCAAACCGACCCAGCCGGGTCAGCGTATCGGCTGCTGGCAAAGCCCGAGAGGACAACAGGTTCCTGTGGTTGCCGTGGCCACCCATGACACCGCCAGCGCGGTGATTGCCGCCCCGATGCAAGATAGCGACTCAGCCTATCTCAGCTCAGGAACATGGTCATTAATGGGCATTGAAAGCCGCACACCGTTCACCGATAGCCATGCGTTGCAGGCCAATATCACCAATGAAGGGGGTGCAGAAGGCCGCTATCGGGTGCTGAAAAATATTATGGGCTTATGGCTGCTGCAACGCGCAACCCAAGAACTGGGTGTGCAGTATCTTCCCGATCTGATTGCAGAGGCTGCTCAACAACCCGCACACCATTTTCTGATTAACCCGAACGACGAGCGCTTCATCAATCCGCCCAATATGTGTTTGGAAATTCAAAACGACTGCCGCGAGCGTGGCGTTCCGGTACCCGAAACACCGGCAGAACTGGCGCGCTGTATTTTTGACAGCTTGGCGAAGCTCTATCAGCAGGTAGCCGAAGAACTCTCCGAGCTGCGCGGTAAGCCGATCAGCCATTTGCATATCGTCGGCGGTGGCAGCCAAAACCGTTTTCTCAATCAGCTGTGCGCCGATCTTTGCAACATCGAAGTCAGCGCAGGACCGGTGGAAGCCTCAACGTTAGGCAATATTGGCTGCCAGTTAATCGCGCTGGGCGATATCGCCAGTGTGCATGGTTTCCGCAGCGTAGTGGCACATAACTTCCCGCTGGAACATTTTTTACCTAACCCATCTCACCACTCTTTATCCGCATCGCTCAGCAACAACGGTGCGCAAACATCTGCCCAATTCAAAGGAACATGTGTATGA
- the rhaS gene encoding HTH-type transcriptional activator RhaS has product MTVLHSIDFFSSGYAPVAIEPRAPQPEFPEHHHDFYEIVIVEQGAGVHVFNGNPYTLNSGCVCFVRDHDRHLFEHTDGLFLTNVLFRAPDAFKFLSGVEQFLPQESEGVYPSHWRISQQVLAQVKMLMAKLEQTPASERAEDIALHESVFMQLIVQLWQGCSAQVGDDQEGRLRQLLDWLQHHYAESVEWTELADRFSLPLRTLHRQLKNHTGMTPQRYLTRLRLLQARHQLCHSDSSVTDIAYQCGFGDSNHFSTLFKREFDQSPRALRYQG; this is encoded by the coding sequence ATGACGGTTTTGCACAGTATTGATTTTTTCTCTTCTGGCTATGCACCTGTTGCCATTGAGCCTCGCGCTCCGCAGCCGGAGTTTCCTGAGCATCATCATGATTTCTATGAAATTGTGATTGTGGAGCAGGGCGCCGGTGTGCACGTTTTTAACGGCAATCCCTATACGCTCAACAGCGGCTGCGTATGCTTCGTTCGCGATCACGATCGTCATTTGTTTGAGCATACCGACGGTCTTTTTCTTACCAATGTGCTCTTTCGTGCGCCGGATGCGTTTAAGTTTTTATCGGGCGTTGAGCAATTTTTACCGCAAGAATCTGAAGGGGTTTATCCCTCGCATTGGCGTATCAGCCAGCAGGTGTTAGCGCAGGTAAAAATGCTGATGGCGAAACTCGAACAAACACCGGCCAGCGAGCGAGCGGAAGATATCGCGTTGCATGAAAGCGTCTTTATGCAGCTGATTGTGCAGCTTTGGCAGGGGTGTTCTGCTCAGGTGGGCGACGATCAGGAAGGGCGTTTGCGTCAGCTATTGGACTGGTTGCAGCATCACTACGCTGAATCTGTGGAGTGGACAGAATTAGCTGACCGTTTCTCGTTGCCGCTTCGCACCTTACACCGCCAGCTTAAGAACCATACCGGTATGACACCACAGCGTTATCTGACTCGCCTACGTCTTTTACAAGCCCGGCACCAGCTTTGTCACAGTGATAGCAGCGTGACGGATATTGCCTATCAGTGCGGTTTTGGCGACAGCAATCATTTTTCAACGCTTTTTAAACGCGAGTTTGACCAATCTCCTCGAGCCTTGCGTTATCAGGGGTAG